Proteins co-encoded in one Arthrobacter alpinus genomic window:
- a CDS encoding universal stress protein, producing MKYVVGYRPDERGADAVALATVIARTQGAQLHLVHVVHDDKNVDATVEKQALAMVSSDVEATFSTRVADSFVHGLIDAAKEDDAVLIVVGAASNGLFKRFTLGSVANGLLHASPVPVALAPRGYNRKAPLTRLTVMTGMRAGWQAVLDVGTTAASRRHVPLRLVSVVEIDQLNQTDFDLDNALSPAKQHVNTVLSAAAAKLPDNKVTVTLAHGRNIEEAIDGIGWKSGELVIVGSSRLAENRKIFLGSTANKILRSLPVPMVVVPRDFVSPGI from the coding sequence ATGAAATATGTAGTGGGATACCGGCCAGATGAGCGTGGCGCTGATGCCGTTGCTCTTGCCACGGTCATCGCCAGAACTCAAGGTGCGCAACTGCATCTGGTTCACGTGGTTCACGACGACAAGAACGTGGACGCCACTGTGGAAAAACAAGCGTTGGCCATGGTGTCCAGCGATGTTGAGGCCACCTTTTCTACGCGCGTTGCCGATTCCTTTGTCCACGGACTGATCGATGCGGCCAAAGAGGATGACGCCGTCCTCATTGTGGTGGGTGCCGCCAGCAACGGCCTGTTCAAGCGTTTCACCTTGGGCTCGGTGGCCAACGGGCTCCTCCACGCATCGCCTGTTCCCGTGGCACTCGCCCCTCGCGGCTACAACCGCAAGGCTCCGCTGACGCGACTGACAGTCATGACCGGCATGCGTGCGGGATGGCAGGCCGTGCTGGACGTCGGCACCACCGCAGCCTCCCGGCGCCACGTGCCGCTGCGCCTGGTCTCCGTTGTGGAAATCGACCAGTTGAATCAAACCGATTTTGATCTCGACAACGCATTGAGTCCGGCGAAGCAGCATGTAAACACGGTGCTGAGCGCGGCCGCCGCCAAACTCCCTGACAACAAGGTCACGGTCACACTCGCGCACGGCCGCAACATTGAAGAAGCCATTGACGGAATCGGCTGGAAATCCGGCGAACTGGTCATCGTCGGCTCCAGCCGCCTGGCCGAAAACCGCAAGATCTTCCTCGGCTCCACAGCCAACAAGATCCTGCGCTCGCTGCCAGTGCCCATGGTGGTGGTCCCGCGCGACTTCGTATCGCCTGGAATCTAG
- a CDS encoding dihydrolipoyl dehydrogenase family protein has product MTTENFDLLVVGGGKAGKSLAMDLAAAGQRVALVERGMIGGTCINVACIPTKTLVNSARLLALTRRAAEFGIDATASPAISINLLRARKEDVVGTMVAGQRKSFLASGMDLVIGEAHFTGPRTIDVTDDAGTRRTLSGTNVVVNTGMVPSVPDLPGLRAAAPLTSTSILALAELPESILILGGGYIGCEFASMLAIMGVAVTIIQRGQALLPLEDADVSSAVASALESDGVSVRLGAAAESVSRSNGTVTVTLSDGSTAEAAEILVALGREPVTAGLGLQGAGVELTDKGLIQVDEFLRTTAPGVWAAGDVAGTPQFTHASWNDYRILKANLAATSEESLHSTRNRLIPYCVFTTPELGRVGLSEAQARAAGHDIRVATMPVTAIPRARTVGHLDGIWKAVVDRTTDQILGVSLLGHESSEVIAVVQMAMLGQLPYQRLRDAVIAHPTMAEGLQLLFSDAFLEK; this is encoded by the coding sequence ATGACAACGGAAAACTTTGACCTTCTGGTAGTCGGAGGCGGCAAGGCCGGAAAGTCCTTAGCGATGGATCTGGCGGCAGCCGGCCAACGCGTAGCCCTGGTGGAACGTGGCATGATTGGCGGCACCTGTATCAATGTCGCCTGCATCCCCACCAAAACACTCGTCAACAGCGCCCGACTTCTGGCGCTCACCCGGCGGGCTGCGGAATTCGGCATTGATGCCACTGCCTCCCCCGCCATCAGCATCAACCTGCTGCGCGCCCGCAAGGAGGATGTGGTGGGCACTATGGTTGCCGGCCAGCGCAAATCCTTCCTGGCGTCCGGCATGGATTTGGTGATTGGCGAAGCCCACTTCACCGGCCCGCGCACCATTGACGTGACGGACGACGCCGGCACGCGCCGCACGCTGTCCGGCACCAACGTGGTGGTCAACACCGGGATGGTTCCGTCCGTTCCGGACCTTCCCGGCCTGCGCGCGGCGGCCCCCTTGACCAGCACCAGCATCTTGGCCCTGGCCGAACTTCCCGAGAGCATCCTCATCCTGGGCGGCGGATACATCGGCTGCGAATTCGCTTCCATGCTGGCCATCATGGGCGTCGCCGTCACGATCATCCAGCGCGGCCAAGCCCTGCTCCCCCTTGAAGACGCTGATGTCTCGTCAGCTGTTGCCAGCGCTCTAGAGTCCGACGGCGTGAGCGTGCGGTTGGGTGCCGCGGCCGAATCGGTCTCCCGTTCCAACGGCACCGTCACCGTTACGCTTTCCGATGGAAGCACCGCAGAAGCAGCAGAGATTCTGGTAGCTCTGGGCCGCGAACCCGTCACGGCAGGGCTGGGACTTCAGGGGGCCGGCGTCGAACTTACAGACAAGGGGCTAATCCAGGTGGATGAATTCCTGCGGACCACTGCCCCGGGTGTGTGGGCTGCCGGAGATGTGGCCGGAACACCACAATTCACCCATGCCTCCTGGAATGACTACCGCATACTGAAGGCGAATCTTGCGGCAACCTCAGAAGAATCGCTTCACAGCACCCGCAATCGGCTCATTCCGTATTGTGTTTTCACCACGCCAGAGCTGGGCCGTGTGGGTCTCTCCGAGGCGCAAGCCCGTGCCGCCGGCCACGATATCCGGGTGGCGACAATGCCCGTCACAGCCATCCCCCGCGCCCGCACGGTGGGTCATCTGGACGGCATCTGGAAAGCCGTGGTGGACCGCACCACGGACCAGATCCTCGGCGTCAGCCTGCTGGGCCATGAATCCAGTGAGGTGATCGCCGTGGTGCAGATGGCCATGCTGGGCCAGCTGCCCTACCAGCGCCTGCGCGATGCCGTGATCGCCCACCCCACCATGGCAGAGGGCCTGCAGCTCCTGTTCAGCGACGCCTTCCTGGAAAAGTAA
- the rarD gene encoding EamA family transporter RarD, with amino-acid sequence MGCVTPSEPQLSDTSGKQQKALKPARSEGAKGALYGVGAYGLWGLMPLYFILLIPANSIEIVANRVVWSVIFCAIIITVSRGWGKIGAALRSRRIMGTLTVAGFLIVINWLTYVFAVTTGNTIEASLGYFINPLFSVLLGVILLKERLRPLQWTAVGIGFVAVVVLTFSYGKLPWIALILAASFGLYGFVKNRVGGRVDAITSLSIETAVLTPFAITAIVIVTLMGQATLTGMGAGHFWLMVAAGIVTAVPLLFFGASARRLSMTGIGLLQFMTPVVQFIIAITLLDEHMSVERWIGFAIVWVALIILVTDMLLHYRKSSRLRSLAPVKS; translated from the coding sequence ATGGGCTGTGTGACACCTAGCGAACCTCAATTAAGCGACACTTCCGGTAAACAACAAAAAGCACTCAAGCCTGCGCGATCCGAGGGCGCGAAAGGCGCGCTCTACGGCGTAGGTGCCTACGGCTTGTGGGGCTTGATGCCGCTCTACTTCATCTTGCTCATTCCAGCCAACAGCATTGAAATTGTCGCCAACCGCGTGGTCTGGTCAGTGATCTTTTGCGCCATCATCATCACCGTGTCCCGCGGCTGGGGCAAGATTGGCGCCGCTCTCAGGAGTCGGCGCATCATGGGGACCCTCACCGTTGCTGGTTTCCTCATTGTGATCAACTGGCTTACATATGTCTTTGCGGTAACCACGGGCAACACCATTGAGGCGTCCCTGGGGTACTTCATCAATCCCCTCTTCTCTGTGCTGTTGGGCGTCATCCTGCTCAAAGAACGGCTACGCCCCTTGCAGTGGACGGCCGTAGGCATTGGCTTCGTGGCCGTGGTGGTCCTGACGTTCAGTTACGGCAAACTGCCCTGGATCGCCCTTATTCTGGCCGCTAGCTTTGGCCTCTACGGCTTCGTCAAGAACCGCGTGGGCGGCAGGGTAGACGCCATCACCAGCCTCAGTATTGAAACCGCAGTTCTGACGCCCTTCGCCATCACAGCCATCGTGATCGTGACACTCATGGGCCAGGCCACGCTGACGGGGATGGGGGCTGGCCACTTCTGGCTGATGGTGGCCGCGGGCATTGTGACCGCGGTGCCCCTTCTGTTCTTTGGCGCCTCGGCCCGGCGCCTGTCCATGACGGGCATCGGCTTGTTGCAGTTCATGACCCCGGTGGTCCAGTTCATCATTGCCATCACCCTCCTCGATGAACACATGAGCGTTGAACGGTGGATCGGCTTCGCGATCGTCTGGGTGGCCCTGATCATCCTCGTGACCGACATGCTCCTGCACTATCGCAAGTCATCCCGACTGCGAAGCTTAGCCCCCGTAAAATCCTGA
- a CDS encoding FAD-dependent oxidoreductase has product MANLSTTRPIRVAIIGSGPAGVYAADILTKSQEVAGGDVQVSIDLFESQPAPYGLIRYGVAPDHPRIKGIMNALHKVLDRGDIRFFGNVMYGRDLTLTDLRAHYDAIIFATGATKDAVMDIPGIELDGSYGGADFVSWYDGHPDVSREWPLTAKEIAVIGNGNVALDVARVLSKHADDMLVTEIPDNVYAGLKTSPVTDVHIFGRRGPAQVKFTPLELRELSHSRDVDIVLYEEDFDFDEASDAAIKSNNQVKIMVNTLTNWLAEEHDETRVPASRRLHLHFLHTPVEITGTDGHVSGIKFERNELDGTGNVRGTGEFIDYPVQAVYRAVGYLGSELAEIDFDARRGVIPNDGGRVLSADGTHVPGIYATGWIKRGPVGLIGSTKGDALETIGCLLEDRLSLPAAQFPGEQDVSDLLESRGVEFTTWEGWNKLDAHEKHLGASYNAAHGVAVVRERIKVVDREQMVNISKK; this is encoded by the coding sequence TTGGCTAACTTGAGCACCACCCGCCCCATCCGCGTGGCCATCATCGGCTCTGGCCCGGCGGGCGTGTATGCGGCGGACATTCTGACGAAGTCCCAGGAAGTGGCTGGCGGGGACGTCCAGGTGAGTATTGACCTCTTTGAATCGCAGCCCGCGCCGTACGGCCTGATCCGGTATGGCGTTGCCCCGGACCACCCCCGGATCAAGGGCATCATGAACGCCCTTCATAAGGTGCTGGACCGCGGGGATATCCGATTCTTTGGCAACGTCATGTACGGCCGGGACCTGACGCTCACGGACCTGCGCGCCCACTACGACGCAATCATCTTCGCCACGGGTGCCACGAAGGATGCCGTGATGGACATCCCCGGTATCGAGCTGGATGGCTCCTATGGCGGTGCCGACTTTGTCTCCTGGTACGACGGTCACCCCGATGTCTCCCGCGAATGGCCCCTGACGGCCAAGGAAATCGCCGTCATTGGTAACGGCAATGTGGCCCTCGATGTGGCCCGCGTGCTCTCCAAGCACGCCGATGACATGCTCGTCACTGAAATTCCGGACAACGTCTACGCGGGGCTGAAGACTTCACCGGTCACCGATGTGCATATCTTTGGCCGCCGCGGCCCCGCCCAAGTGAAGTTCACACCGCTGGAACTGCGCGAACTTTCACACTCCCGCGACGTTGACATTGTGCTCTACGAGGAGGACTTCGACTTCGACGAGGCCTCCGATGCCGCCATTAAGAGCAACAACCAGGTCAAGATCATGGTCAACACCCTGACCAATTGGCTTGCGGAAGAACACGACGAGACCCGGGTTCCGGCGTCGCGCCGCCTCCACCTGCACTTCCTCCACACGCCCGTGGAAATCACCGGCACCGATGGGCACGTCAGCGGCATTAAGTTTGAGCGCAATGAATTGGATGGCACGGGCAATGTGCGTGGCACGGGCGAGTTCATCGATTACCCGGTTCAGGCCGTGTACCGGGCCGTGGGTTATTTGGGTTCAGAGTTGGCCGAGATTGATTTTGATGCCCGCCGAGGCGTCATCCCGAACGACGGCGGACGTGTCCTGAGTGCCGACGGGACCCATGTGCCGGGCATCTATGCCACGGGCTGGATCAAGCGGGGACCGGTGGGCCTGATTGGCAGCACTAAGGGTGACGCCTTGGAGACCATTGGCTGCCTGTTGGAGGATCGGCTCAGCCTGCCCGCGGCGCAGTTCCCCGGGGAGCAGGACGTGAGCGACTTACTGGAATCTCGCGGCGTGGAATTCACGACCTGGGAAGGCTGGAACAAGCTGGACGCTCACGAAAAACACCTGGGTGCAAGCTACAACGCTGCCCACGGCGTTGCCGTGGTGCGCGAACGGATCAAGGTCGTTGACCGGGAACAGATGGTCAACATTTCCAAGAAATAG
- a CDS encoding vWA domain-containing protein — protein sequence MLRKNLWRGRKWAGAAAAVAVAGSLAASALPAFASPELLTPPVPALAGAIVSPNPELPQKCGLNLAMVFDMSASMSNSDVSTVKEASTAAVAALQGTATTMGVYSFATFAQQELAATSLASAQGAGSVTNSINALVRPSDTRTWDGGTNWQQGLNIVPASTYDGVIFFTDGDPTFYGPAPLNERGDGASGNGGTGQGGDANIAASLNAAIPEANRLKDAGTRIVSVGVTGANADRLAKISGPVAGSDYFTTNYDELANILKGIATAGCSGTLNVNKAVEAFDSTETTPGEGWVFDAAAEGAEPAVLTTGANGQAGMSLNFPAKAPVKVTIKERQQPGYSVVAKNGFNAVCTRDGRPLPVANTDDAGNIGFEVTAEAGTITSCTVTNKAPIKAWTMEKTSDTAGTVNPGDTITYTVVASNTGEETVDGITFLDDLSDVLDDATFVSGSAKLVVDGGAAAAVADPAGNILTAGPFSLAKGGSAALSYQVQVKDDAYGATLTNAVTGTGSVPPAQCVAADPCTTTDIVPPKPSPTATPTPTETETPTPTETETPTPTETETPTEAPSETGVPTTGAPATTEAVATTAPGTGPASNMETAVTAPGKDLAVTGAGSALPLLLGGLLLAGGTTMLLLRRIRRAH from the coding sequence ATGTTGAGAAAAAATCTTTGGCGGGGCCGGAAATGGGCTGGGGCTGCTGCAGCCGTTGCCGTGGCTGGATCATTGGCCGCAAGTGCCTTGCCGGCGTTTGCAAGTCCGGAATTGCTCACGCCGCCGGTGCCAGCTTTGGCGGGCGCCATCGTCTCGCCCAACCCGGAACTGCCGCAAAAATGCGGCCTCAACCTGGCCATGGTCTTCGATATGTCCGCGTCCATGAGTAACTCGGATGTCTCCACCGTGAAGGAAGCCAGCACGGCAGCCGTTGCGGCGCTGCAAGGCACAGCGACCACGATGGGCGTTTACAGTTTCGCGACATTTGCACAGCAGGAGCTGGCCGCCACCTCGCTGGCCTCCGCGCAGGGAGCCGGCAGCGTCACCAACAGCATCAACGCCCTGGTTCGCCCCAGTGACACGCGAACCTGGGATGGGGGCACCAACTGGCAGCAGGGCCTGAACATCGTCCCCGCAAGCACCTACGACGGCGTTATCTTCTTCACCGACGGCGACCCAACATTCTATGGACCCGCACCGCTGAATGAGCGCGGTGACGGGGCCAGCGGAAACGGGGGCACCGGCCAGGGAGGCGACGCCAATATCGCGGCTTCCCTGAACGCGGCTATCCCCGAGGCCAACAGGCTCAAGGATGCCGGAACACGCATCGTCAGTGTGGGTGTCACGGGTGCGAATGCGGACCGACTGGCCAAAATTTCCGGACCGGTTGCCGGGTCCGACTACTTCACCACCAACTATGACGAGTTGGCGAACATCCTCAAGGGTATTGCCACGGCAGGTTGCTCCGGCACGCTCAACGTGAACAAGGCTGTTGAGGCCTTTGATTCCACTGAAACCACACCCGGAGAGGGGTGGGTCTTCGATGCCGCCGCTGAAGGGGCCGAACCGGCAGTCCTGACCACCGGCGCCAACGGGCAAGCCGGCATGAGCTTGAACTTCCCCGCGAAGGCACCCGTCAAGGTCACCATCAAGGAACGTCAGCAGCCCGGCTACTCCGTGGTAGCGAAGAATGGCTTCAATGCCGTCTGCACCCGTGACGGTCGGCCGCTGCCGGTGGCCAACACGGACGACGCCGGAAACATCGGCTTCGAGGTAACTGCGGAAGCTGGCACCATCACCTCCTGCACCGTGACAAACAAGGCCCCCATTAAGGCCTGGACCATGGAAAAGACCTCTGATACCGCAGGCACCGTCAACCCGGGCGACACAATCACTTACACAGTTGTTGCCAGCAATACCGGGGAGGAAACCGTGGACGGCATCACTTTCCTTGATGACCTGTCCGACGTCCTGGACGATGCAACGTTTGTCAGCGGATCGGCAAAACTCGTCGTGGACGGCGGGGCAGCTGCAGCGGTGGCGGACCCGGCGGGCAACATTCTGACAGCCGGCCCGTTCAGCCTTGCCAAGGGCGGCTCAGCGGCCCTGAGCTACCAGGTTCAGGTCAAGGACGACGCCTATGGAGCAACCCTGACCAATGCGGTGACAGGCACCGGATCGGTTCCGCCGGCACAGTGTGTTGCCGCCGATCCGTGCACCACCACGGACATCGTGCCGCCCAAGCCGTCCCCGACGGCAACACCGACGCCGACTGAGACGGAAACGCCGACGCCGACTGAGACGGAAACGCCGACGCCGACTGAGACGGAAACACCGACCGAGGCGCCGAGCGAAACTGGAGTGCCCACCACCGGCGCTCCCGCGACCACCGAGGCAGTGGCCACAACTGCGCCGGGGACAGGTCCGGCGTCGAACATGGAAACAGCTGTAACGGCTCCCGGCAAGGACCTGGCAGTCACCGGAGCGGGCTCCGCTCTGCCGCTGCTTCTGGGCGGGCTGCTATTGGCTGGCGGGACAACGATGCTTCTGCTCCGACGCATCCGCCGCGCACACTAA